A stretch of Macrobrachium rosenbergii isolate ZJJX-2024 chromosome 12, ASM4041242v1, whole genome shotgun sequence DNA encodes these proteins:
- the LOC136844453 gene encoding piggyBac transposable element-derived protein 4-like isoform X2, whose protein sequence is MFIRNKPAKYGIKLVMLCDADSAYMCNAIPYCGKKTGAPKGISLGEYFTMELAKPFKAKGRVVTTDNWFTSLPLARSLQKLEMHLVGTIRPKPYMPLELLSFNLEVGESAALYNYEDKATLLCQRVKSTKRVQILSTVHHRPSAVENKKTHLHMFYNATKGGVDTFDQTCASITCSRKTRRWPLCILYGIINIVVNNAYVHYRHNPENTKISRRQFASDLAMQLGRPWALQRLLNKRYLPRDIVSLIATVYEVHEAPATPTTPAATAKADKKQRCYLCPSNSNTRTKLLCGKCQKTSCGEHSTYMCEKCSIPQF, encoded by the exons ATGTTCATCCGGAACAAACCAGCAAA gtacgGTATCAAGTTGGTGATGCTGTGTGATGCTGACTCCGCCTACATGTGCAACGCCATCCCCTACTGTGGTAAGAAGACAGGGGCACCCAAGGGCATCTCCCTTGGGGAGTACTTCACCATGGAGCTGGCTAAGCCCTTCAAGGCCAAAGGGCGTGTTGTCACCACAGACAACTGGTTCACGTCCCTGCCTTTAGCCAGAAGTCTGCAGAAGTTGGAGATGCATCTTGTTGGGACCATACGTCCTAAGCCTTACATGCCCCTGGAGTTGCTGTCGTTCAACCTTGAAGTTGGGGAGAGTGCTGCTCTCTACAACTATGAGGACAAGGCTACCCTTCTCTGCCAACGTGTGAAGTCGACGAAGAGGGTACAGATCCTCTCCACCGTTCATCACAGGCCCTCAGCTGTAGAGAATAAGAAGACGCACCTCCACATGTTTTATAATGCTACAAAGGGTGGAGTGGACACGTTCGACCAGACGTGTGCATCGATTACATGTAGCAGGAAGACTCGAAGATGGCCCCTCTGCATCTTGTACGGGATAATCAACATTGTAGTGAACAATGCCTACGTCCACTACCGCCACAATCCCGAAAACACCAAGATCAGCCGACGTCAGTTTGCCTCCGACCTAGCAATGCAGCTTGGTCGCCCTTGGGCCCTACAGCGCCTCCTCAACAAGAGGTACCTCCCAAGAGACATCGTGTCCCTCATCGCCACTGTTTATGAAGTTCATGAGGCCCCAGCAACTCCAACGACACCCGCAGCAACAGCCAAGGCTGACAAGAAGCAGAGGTGTTACTTGTGCCCTTCCAACTCCAACACCCGGACGAAACTTCTGTGTGGCAAGTGCCAAAAGACCTCCTGTGGCGAACACAGCACCTACATGTGTGAGAAGTGCTCG attccgCAGTTTTAG
- the LOC136844453 gene encoding piggyBac transposable element-derived protein 4-like isoform X1, which yields MFFPFLSFLFRYGIKLVMLCDADSAYMCNAIPYCGKKTGAPKGISLGEYFTMELAKPFKAKGRVVTTDNWFTSLPLARSLQKLEMHLVGTIRPKPYMPLELLSFNLEVGESAALYNYEDKATLLCQRVKSTKRVQILSTVHHRPSAVENKKTHLHMFYNATKGGVDTFDQTCASITCSRKTRRWPLCILYGIINIVVNNAYVHYRHNPENTKISRRQFASDLAMQLGRPWALQRLLNKRYLPRDIVSLIATVYEVHEAPATPTTPAATAKADKKQRCYLCPSNSNTRTKLLCGKCQKTSCGEHSTYMCEKCSIPQF from the exons atgttttttccctttctttcttttcttttcaggtacgGTATCAAGTTGGTGATGCTGTGTGATGCTGACTCCGCCTACATGTGCAACGCCATCCCCTACTGTGGTAAGAAGACAGGGGCACCCAAGGGCATCTCCCTTGGGGAGTACTTCACCATGGAGCTGGCTAAGCCCTTCAAGGCCAAAGGGCGTGTTGTCACCACAGACAACTGGTTCACGTCCCTGCCTTTAGCCAGAAGTCTGCAGAAGTTGGAGATGCATCTTGTTGGGACCATACGTCCTAAGCCTTACATGCCCCTGGAGTTGCTGTCGTTCAACCTTGAAGTTGGGGAGAGTGCTGCTCTCTACAACTATGAGGACAAGGCTACCCTTCTCTGCCAACGTGTGAAGTCGACGAAGAGGGTACAGATCCTCTCCACCGTTCATCACAGGCCCTCAGCTGTAGAGAATAAGAAGACGCACCTCCACATGTTTTATAATGCTACAAAGGGTGGAGTGGACACGTTCGACCAGACGTGTGCATCGATTACATGTAGCAGGAAGACTCGAAGATGGCCCCTCTGCATCTTGTACGGGATAATCAACATTGTAGTGAACAATGCCTACGTCCACTACCGCCACAATCCCGAAAACACCAAGATCAGCCGACGTCAGTTTGCCTCCGACCTAGCAATGCAGCTTGGTCGCCCTTGGGCCCTACAGCGCCTCCTCAACAAGAGGTACCTCCCAAGAGACATCGTGTCCCTCATCGCCACTGTTTATGAAGTTCATGAGGCCCCAGCAACTCCAACGACACCCGCAGCAACAGCCAAGGCTGACAAGAAGCAGAGGTGTTACTTGTGCCCTTCCAACTCCAACACCCGGACGAAACTTCTGTGTGGCAAGTGCCAAAAGACCTCCTGTGGCGAACACAGCACCTACATGTGTGAGAAGTGCTCG attccgCAGTTTTAG